A genomic stretch from Microtus pennsylvanicus isolate mMicPen1 chromosome 11, mMicPen1.hap1, whole genome shotgun sequence includes:
- the Arl4d gene encoding ADP-ribosylation factor-like protein 4D: protein MGNHLTDMAPTASSFLPHFQALHVVVIGLDSAGKTSLLYRLKFKEFVQSVPTKGFNTEKIRVPLGGSRGITFQVWDVGGQEKLRPLWRSYTRRTDGLVFVVDSAETERLEEAKVELHRISKASDNQGVPVLVLANKQDQPGALSAAEVEKRLAVRELAAATLTHVQGCSAVDGLGLQPGLERLYEMILKRKKAPRASKKRR from the coding sequence ATGGGGAACCACTTGACTGACATGGCACCCACAGCCTCATCCTTTTTGCCCCACTTCCAGGCCCTGCACGTTGTGGTCATTGGGCTGGACTCGGCAGGGAAAACTTCCCTTCTCTACCGCCTCAAGTTCAAGGAGTTTGTCCAGAGTGTCCCCACCAAGGGCTTCAACACTGAGAAGATCCGAGTGCCCTTGGGGGGGTCCCGTGGAATTACTTTCCAAGTGTGGGATGTTGGGGGTCAGGAGAAGCTGCGGCCACTATGGCGCTCCTACACCCGCCGGACAGATGGACTGGTGTTTGTGGTGGACTCAGCAGAGACTGAAAGGTTAGAGGAGGCCAAGGTGGAGCTGCATCGAATCAGCAAAGCCTCCGACAATCAGGGGGTGCCGGTGCTGGTGCTGGCCAACAAGCAGGACCAACCGGGGGCACTGAGTGCGGCTGAGGTGGAGAAGAGGTTGGCGGTCCGGGAGCTGGCAGCCGCCACACTCACCCATGTGCAGGGCTGCAGCGCTGTGGACGGGCTGGGCCTGCAGCCAGGACTCGAGCGCCTGTATGAGATGATtctgaagaggaagaaggcaCCTCGGGCAAGCAAGAAGAGACGGTGA